The following proteins are encoded in a genomic region of Nocardioides sp. cx-173:
- a CDS encoding peptidoglycan D,D-transpeptidase FtsI family protein: protein MTSPRPQRLRSRGSSEFRMRVGFVVIAMVLSFFGARLVQLQGLDPDQYAEMAAADGTVRVILPAERGDILDRNGEPLANSADGLMVVADPAVTAGLAPELAKFLSTRLAVDYFSTLERLRVEDSRFQYIARQVPARIASDVLDEAKRRAAAAKEDAEQAKEDGDREALEEYEAIADAYGGLATRRDPVRVYPGRDIAANLVGFLGTPNPDGTAKPSAGFEAMFNGFLAGKDGEARYQVGAGHKIPLGDNTVTEAVDGHDLRTTIDRDLQWYTQRVLHQTRLSSGGESAIAVVMDSRTGDVLALADDPTYDASEPLQADEDDFKSRAMSDVYEPGSVQKVLTMGALIDAGKVTARTKLKVPGVLRRQDRPIGDWFDHGLIKLTLAGVVAKSSNIGTVLAADRFQDGQLRDYLTRFGIGERTDIGVGGETAGLLPDGSMWTSQTEDRIAFGQSLSVNAVQMAAAVNTIANGGVRVDPSLVKGSASTELGTEVGTDHTTTRRVISEDAAHQTMLMMERVLDPEEGVAPSAAVPGYRVAGKTGTAQRVDPECKCYRGTTVSFAGFAPADDPRFTVYVVVQNPKTGGGGSVGGPAFAKLMSFALRRYAVPPTGSEPSRLPVTWR from the coding sequence GTGACCTCGCCCCGACCGCAGCGCCTCCGCTCACGTGGCTCCTCGGAGTTCCGCATGCGCGTCGGGTTCGTGGTGATCGCGATGGTGCTGTCCTTCTTCGGCGCCCGCCTGGTGCAGCTGCAGGGGCTGGACCCCGACCAGTACGCGGAGATGGCGGCGGCGGACGGCACCGTCCGGGTCATCCTCCCGGCCGAGCGTGGCGACATCCTCGACCGCAACGGCGAGCCACTCGCCAACTCCGCGGACGGCCTGATGGTGGTGGCCGATCCCGCGGTGACCGCGGGGCTCGCCCCCGAGCTCGCCAAGTTCCTCTCCACCCGCCTGGCCGTCGACTACTTCTCGACGCTCGAGCGACTCCGCGTGGAGGACAGCCGCTTCCAGTACATCGCCCGCCAGGTCCCGGCCCGCATCGCCTCCGACGTGCTGGACGAGGCCAAGCGCCGTGCCGCGGCCGCCAAGGAGGACGCGGAGCAGGCGAAGGAGGACGGCGACCGCGAGGCGCTCGAAGAGTACGAGGCCATCGCCGACGCGTACGGCGGTCTGGCGACGCGTCGCGACCCGGTGCGGGTCTACCCGGGCCGTGACATCGCGGCCAACCTGGTCGGGTTCCTGGGCACGCCCAACCCCGACGGCACCGCCAAGCCCTCGGCCGGCTTCGAGGCGATGTTCAACGGCTTCCTGGCCGGCAAGGACGGCGAGGCGCGCTACCAGGTGGGCGCCGGGCACAAGATCCCGCTCGGCGACAACACCGTCACCGAGGCCGTGGACGGACACGACCTGCGCACCACGATCGACCGGGACCTGCAGTGGTACACCCAGCGGGTCCTGCACCAGACCCGGCTGAGCTCCGGCGGCGAGTCGGCCATCGCGGTGGTCATGGACAGCCGCACCGGCGACGTCCTCGCGCTGGCCGACGACCCGACGTACGACGCCAGCGAGCCGCTGCAGGCGGACGAGGATGACTTCAAGTCGCGCGCCATGAGCGACGTCTACGAGCCCGGCTCGGTGCAGAAGGTGCTCACGATGGGCGCGCTGATCGACGCGGGCAAGGTCACCGCCCGCACGAAGCTGAAGGTGCCCGGCGTGCTGCGGCGCCAGGACCGGCCGATCGGCGACTGGTTCGACCACGGCCTGATCAAGCTGACCCTGGCCGGCGTCGTCGCCAAGTCCTCCAACATCGGCACGGTGCTGGCCGCCGACCGGTTCCAGGACGGCCAGCTGCGCGACTACCTCACCCGCTTCGGCATCGGCGAGCGCACCGACATCGGCGTCGGCGGGGAGACCGCGGGCCTGCTGCCCGACGGCAGCATGTGGACCAGCCAGACCGAGGACCGGATCGCGTTCGGGCAGTCGCTGTCGGTCAACGCGGTGCAGATGGCGGCGGCGGTCAACACCATCGCCAACGGCGGGGTGCGGGTCGACCCGAGCCTGGTCAAGGGCTCGGCCTCGACGGAGCTGGGCACCGAGGTCGGCACCGACCACACGACGACCCGCCGGGTCATCAGCGAGGACGCCGCCCACCAGACGATGCTGATGATGGAGCGCGTCCTCGACCCCGAGGAGGGGGTCGCGCCGTCCGCGGCCGTGCCGGGCTACCGGGTCGCCGGCAAGACCGGCACCGCGCAGCGCGTGGACCCCGAGTGCAAGTGCTATCGCGGCACCACGGTCTCCTTCGCCGGCTTCGCCCCGGCCGACGACCCCCGCTTCACCGTCTACGTGGTCGTCCAGAACCCCAAGACCGGTGGCGGCGGCTCGGTCGGCGGCCCGGCGTTCGCCAAGCTGATGAGCTTCGCACTGCGCCGCTACGCCGTGCCCCCCACCGGCAGCGAGCCCTCCCGGCTGCCCGTCACGTGGCGATGA
- the rsmH gene encoding 16S rRNA (cytosine(1402)-N(4))-methyltransferase RsmH: MPSPTHDPVLVDRVVALLAPALDHKGAVLVDATLGLGGHTEAVLATCPLARVVGIDRDPAALELAGRRLAPYGERFTGVHAVYDEIPDVLADLGLSEVDGVLFDLGVSSMQLDVRERGFAYAIDAPLDMRMDGTSGPTAADVLNTYSAADLARVLRDYGEEKFARKIAAAVVRQREAEPFTTSARLVELLYAEIPAPARRTGGHPAKRTFQALRMEVNDELAVLRRAIPAAIDALAVGGRVVVESYHSLEDRLVKQAFTAATRSHVPVDMPFVPEGHEPELRLVTRGAERADAAEIAANPRAASVRLRAVERVLPRTGKGAA, encoded by the coding sequence ATGCCCTCGCCCACCCACGACCCCGTCCTCGTCGACCGGGTCGTCGCTCTGCTGGCCCCGGCCCTGGACCACAAGGGCGCGGTCCTGGTCGACGCCACGCTCGGCCTCGGCGGTCACACCGAGGCGGTGCTCGCCACCTGCCCGCTGGCCCGCGTGGTGGGCATCGACCGCGACCCGGCGGCCCTCGAGCTGGCCGGGCGCCGACTCGCGCCGTACGGCGAGCGGTTCACCGGCGTCCACGCCGTCTACGACGAGATCCCCGACGTGCTCGCCGACCTCGGGCTGAGCGAGGTCGACGGCGTCCTGTTCGACCTGGGCGTCTCCTCCATGCAGCTGGACGTGCGCGAGCGCGGCTTCGCCTACGCGATCGACGCGCCGCTCGACATGCGCATGGACGGCACCAGCGGCCCGACGGCGGCCGACGTCCTCAACACCTACAGCGCCGCCGACCTGGCCCGGGTGCTGCGCGACTACGGCGAGGAGAAGTTCGCGCGCAAGATCGCCGCCGCCGTCGTGCGCCAGCGCGAGGCCGAGCCGTTCACCACGTCGGCCCGGCTCGTGGAGCTGCTCTACGCCGAGATCCCCGCGCCGGCTCGGCGCACCGGGGGACACCCGGCCAAGCGCACCTTCCAGGCGCTGCGCATGGAGGTCAACGACGAGCTCGCCGTCCTGCGCCGGGCGATCCCGGCGGCCATCGACGCCCTCGCGGTGGGCGGGCGCGTCGTCGTCGAGTCCTACCACTCCCTGGAGGACCGGCTGGTCAAGCAGGCCTTCACCGCCGCGACCAGGTCGCACGTCCCGGTCGACATGCCGTTCGTCCCCGAGGGCCACGAGCCGGAGCTGCGGCTGGTGACCCGCGGCGCCGAGCGGGCCGACGCCGCCGAGATCGCCGCCAACCCCCGAGCCGCCTCCGTCCGGCTGCGCGCCGTCGAACGTGTCCTTCCCCGCACCGGCAAAGGAGCCGCATAG
- the mraZ gene encoding division/cell wall cluster transcriptional repressor MraZ, with product MRFMGTFTPKLDEKGRLFLPAKFRDRLAEGVVVTQGQENCLVVWPPEVFDREADRAAERPMTSKAARGYQRMFFSGGDEVVPDKQGRIGIPAPLREYAELEKDVVVIGVRDRLEIWNPARWQEYQEAEVLKFADLDEDDDE from the coding sequence ATGCGGTTCATGGGCACCTTCACGCCGAAGCTCGACGAGAAGGGTCGGCTGTTCCTCCCTGCGAAGTTCCGGGACCGACTGGCGGAGGGGGTTGTCGTGACGCAGGGTCAGGAGAACTGCCTGGTCGTGTGGCCGCCGGAGGTCTTCGACCGCGAGGCCGACCGTGCTGCCGAGCGACCGATGACCAGCAAGGCCGCTCGTGGCTACCAGCGCATGTTCTTCAGCGGTGGCGACGAGGTCGTCCCCGACAAGCAGGGCCGCATCGGCATCCCCGCGCCCCTGCGCGAGTACGCCGAGCTCGAGAAGGACGTCGTCGTGATCGGCGTCCGGGACCGGCTCGAGATCTGGAACCCCGCCAGGTGGCAGGAGTACCAGGAGGCCGAGGTCCTCAAGTTCGCCGACCTCGACGAGGACGACGACGAGTAG
- a CDS encoding DUF58 domain-containing protein translates to MREALAGLTVRGRAFLAAGVTAVVCAVVLGQPALTRVGILVLALPLVTVVVLGRSRYRLALVRTVSPQLVAAGQPARVSLTLTNEGRTPSGVLLLEDQVPYVLGTRPRFVLEGIGHGWRRHVTYQVRSDVRGRFEIGPMAVRVSDPFGLVELGRSFRTTVPLTVTPRTVPLPAIPLGGGWTGSGDNRPRAFASGSAEDVTVREYRRGDDLRRVHWRSSARVGELMVRREEQPWQSRATLFLDNRMRAHRGQGIASSLEAAVSAAASVAVHLSHRGFSVRLVTAAGEDPAAAWHFRDSDLDTAPLLEALAVIEAVHTPRLDASWLGEQSHGGLTVAVLGGVEATDIPVLRRMQHHTSSALAIAVDVAAWASPTSGTGGATPVLAQQGWRAVPLRPGDRLDAVWQELGRSASQLSRTGGGAAPEGMVVR, encoded by the coding sequence GTGCGTGAGGCACTCGCCGGTCTCACCGTCCGCGGACGGGCGTTCCTGGCTGCCGGCGTCACGGCTGTCGTCTGCGCGGTCGTCCTCGGTCAGCCGGCGCTGACCCGCGTCGGGATCCTGGTCCTGGCGCTCCCGTTGGTCACCGTCGTGGTCCTCGGCCGCAGCCGCTACCGCCTGGCGCTCGTGCGCACGGTCAGCCCCCAGCTGGTGGCGGCGGGGCAGCCGGCACGGGTCAGCCTCACCCTCACCAACGAGGGCCGCACCCCCAGCGGCGTGCTGCTGCTGGAGGACCAGGTCCCCTACGTCCTCGGCACCCGTCCGCGGTTCGTGCTCGAGGGCATCGGCCACGGCTGGCGCCGCCACGTGACCTACCAGGTGCGCTCCGACGTACGCGGCCGCTTCGAGATCGGCCCGATGGCGGTGCGCGTGAGCGACCCCTTCGGGCTCGTGGAGCTCGGCCGCTCGTTCCGTACGACGGTCCCGCTCACGGTCACCCCCCGTACCGTCCCCCTGCCGGCCATCCCGCTCGGCGGCGGCTGGACCGGCTCGGGAGACAACCGGCCCCGGGCCTTCGCGTCCGGCTCGGCGGAGGACGTCACGGTGCGTGAGTACCGCCGCGGTGACGACCTGCGCCGAGTGCACTGGCGCAGCTCGGCCCGCGTCGGGGAGCTGATGGTGCGGCGTGAGGAGCAGCCCTGGCAGTCACGGGCCACGCTGTTCCTGGACAACCGGATGCGGGCGCACCGCGGCCAGGGCATCGCCTCGTCGCTGGAGGCCGCGGTCTCCGCGGCCGCGTCGGTGGCGGTCCACCTCAGCCACCGCGGCTTCTCCGTGCGGCTGGTCACCGCCGCCGGCGAGGACCCGGCCGCCGCCTGGCACTTCCGCGACTCCGACCTCGACACCGCGCCCCTGCTCGAGGCCCTCGCCGTCATCGAGGCGGTGCACACGCCCCGACTGGACGCCAGCTGGCTGGGCGAGCAGTCGCACGGCGGGCTCACCGTGGCCGTCCTGGGCGGCGTGGAGGCCACCGACATCCCGGTCCTGCGCCGCATGCAGCACCACACCAGCTCCGCGCTGGCCATCGCCGTCGACGTCGCCGCGTGGGCCTCGCCCACCTCCGGCACCGGCGGCGCCACCCCCGTCCTCGCCCAGCAGGGCTGGCGCGCGGTCCCGCTGCGGCCCGGCGACCGACTCGACGCGGTGTGGCAGGAGCTCGGGCGCAGCGCCTCCCAGCTCTCCCGCACCGGCGGCGGCGCCGCACCCGAGGGGATGGTGGTCCGATGA
- a CDS encoding UDP-N-acetylmuramoyl-L-alanyl-D-glutamate--2,6-diaminopimelate ligase: MSSSRPEHPHVVALAEIVGWLSRTHRVEVVGDLDDVEVTGVTLSSQRVFPGDLYAALPGARAHGIAFAKAAVEAGAVAVLTDADGAAAADIGVPLVVVAQPREVLGRLAAFVYGEPAAALRMIGVTGTQGKTTTTRLAVDGLERSGVRAAVVGTVGTRIDGVDVRTDLTTPEAPDLHGLFALMRERGVEACAMEVSSHALVLGRVDGVVFDVAVFLNLGRDHLDFHADVEEYYAAKASLFTPDHARLALVNVDDEHGRRLAGEAGVPVRTMSSTGREADWQAVDVALRADGSSFTVTGPGGLRLAAGCPVPGDFNVANTLAAVAACAEAGLDPAAVAEGIRAGAGVPGRFERVDEGQDFVVVVDYAHKPDAVRAAIATLRPLTEGRVIVVLGAGGDRDPGKRPIMAGIAARLADVLVVTDDNPRTEDPAAIRAAMLSGVEAGGAEVLEIGDRRAAIHEAVLMARPGDIVLVAGKGHETGQEIQHVVHPFDDRVVVREALAARR, encoded by the coding sequence ATGTCCTCGAGCCGACCCGAGCATCCCCACGTCGTCGCCCTCGCCGAGATCGTCGGCTGGTTGAGCCGGACCCACCGGGTCGAGGTCGTCGGCGACCTGGACGACGTCGAGGTCACGGGGGTCACGCTGAGCTCCCAGCGGGTCTTCCCCGGCGACCTGTACGCCGCCCTTCCGGGGGCCCGCGCCCACGGCATCGCGTTCGCGAAGGCGGCGGTCGAGGCCGGAGCGGTCGCGGTGCTCACCGACGCCGACGGGGCGGCCGCCGCCGACATCGGCGTGCCGCTGGTGGTCGTCGCGCAGCCGCGCGAGGTGCTGGGCCGGCTGGCCGCGTTCGTGTACGGCGAGCCCGCCGCCGCTCTGCGGATGATCGGGGTCACCGGCACTCAGGGCAAGACCACCACGACCCGGCTGGCCGTCGACGGCCTGGAGCGATCGGGGGTGCGGGCCGCCGTGGTCGGCACCGTCGGCACCCGCATCGACGGGGTCGACGTGCGGACCGACCTCACGACCCCGGAGGCGCCGGACCTGCACGGGCTGTTCGCCCTCATGCGCGAGCGTGGCGTCGAGGCCTGCGCCATGGAGGTCTCCAGCCACGCGCTGGTCCTGGGGCGCGTGGACGGCGTCGTCTTCGACGTGGCCGTCTTCCTCAACCTGGGCCGCGACCACCTCGACTTCCACGCCGACGTGGAGGAGTACTACGCGGCCAAGGCCTCGCTGTTCACGCCGGACCACGCCCGGCTCGCGCTGGTCAACGTCGACGACGAGCACGGCCGCCGGCTGGCCGGCGAGGCCGGCGTCCCGGTCCGCACGATGTCCTCGACCGGTCGCGAGGCCGACTGGCAGGCGGTGGACGTGGCCCTGCGCGCCGACGGCTCGTCGTTCACGGTCACGGGGCCGGGCGGGCTCCGGCTCGCCGCGGGCTGCCCCGTGCCGGGAGACTTCAACGTCGCCAACACGCTCGCCGCCGTGGCCGCCTGCGCGGAGGCCGGGTTGGACCCGGCCGCCGTCGCCGAGGGGATCCGCGCCGGCGCAGGCGTCCCGGGCCGCTTCGAACGGGTCGACGAGGGGCAGGACTTCGTGGTGGTGGTCGACTACGCCCACAAGCCGGACGCCGTCCGGGCCGCGATCGCCACGCTGCGGCCGCTGACCGAGGGCCGGGTGATCGTGGTGCTCGGCGCCGGCGGCGACCGCGACCCCGGCAAGCGACCGATCATGGCCGGCATCGCCGCCCGCCTGGCCGACGTGCTCGTCGTCACCGACGACAACCCGCGCACCGAGGACCCCGCCGCCATCCGCGCCGCGATGCTCTCCGGCGTCGAGGCCGGGGGTGCGGAGGTGCTCGAGATCGGGGACCGCCGGGCCGCGATCCACGAGGCCGTGCTCATGGCCCGGCCCGGCGACATCGTGCTGGTCGCCGGCAAGGGGCACGAGACCGGTCAGGAGATCCAGCACGTGGTGCATCCCTTCGACGACCGGGTCGTGGTCCGCGAGGCGCTGGCGGCGCGCCGATGA
- a CDS encoding AAA family ATPase, protein MTPTGAADLETLSRVVARVRHNIERVIEGKPDVVSAALVVLLAEGHLLIEDVPGVGKTMLSKALARSIDCSVRRIQFTPDLLPSDVTGVSIFNQNTREFEFRPGGIFANIVVGDEINRASPKTQSALLECMEERQVTVDNATYHLETPFMVIATQNPIEMEGTYALPEAQRDRFMARVSIGYPVEAAEIAMLDSRAESNPLDDLEAVTDAAEIRKLSAIVASVYVSPAVQRYAVALTGATRRTDELTLGASPRATLHLVRAAKAFAAIHGREYVLPDDVRSLARPVLAHRLLPSVEAAMSGRSTSVILDGILASVPVPDAQPRA, encoded by the coding sequence ATGACGCCCACGGGGGCCGCCGACCTCGAGACCCTGTCCCGCGTGGTCGCGCGGGTGCGGCACAACATCGAGCGGGTCATCGAGGGCAAGCCCGACGTGGTCTCGGCGGCGCTGGTCGTGCTGCTCGCCGAGGGTCACCTCTTGATCGAGGACGTGCCCGGAGTCGGCAAGACGATGCTCAGCAAGGCGCTGGCGCGCAGCATCGACTGCTCGGTGCGGCGGATCCAGTTCACGCCGGACCTGCTGCCCTCCGACGTCACGGGCGTCTCGATCTTCAACCAGAACACCCGCGAGTTCGAGTTCCGCCCGGGCGGCATCTTCGCCAACATCGTGGTGGGCGACGAGATCAACCGCGCCTCCCCCAAGACCCAGTCGGCCCTGCTCGAGTGCATGGAGGAGCGCCAGGTCACCGTCGACAACGCGACCTACCACCTCGAGACGCCGTTCATGGTCATCGCGACCCAGAACCCCATCGAGATGGAGGGCACCTACGCCCTGCCCGAGGCCCAGCGGGACCGCTTCATGGCCCGGGTCTCGATCGGCTACCCCGTGGAGGCCGCCGAGATCGCGATGCTCGACTCCCGCGCGGAGTCCAACCCGCTCGACGACCTGGAGGCGGTGACCGACGCCGCCGAGATCCGCAAGCTGTCCGCGATCGTCGCGTCGGTCTACGTCTCCCCCGCCGTCCAGCGCTACGCGGTCGCCCTCACCGGCGCCACCCGCCGCACCGATGAGCTGACGCTGGGCGCCTCGCCTCGCGCCACGCTGCACCTGGTCCGCGCGGCCAAGGCGTTCGCCGCCATCCACGGCCGCGAGTACGTCCTGCCCGACGACGTCCGTAGCCTCGCCCGCCCGGTCCTGGCCCACCGGCTGCTGCCCAGCGTCGAGGCGGCGATGAGCGGGCGGTCCACGAGCGTGATCCTCGACGGCATCCTGGCCTCGGTGCCGGTGCCCGACGCCCAGCCCCGTGCGTGA
- a CDS encoding transglutaminase family protein: MTRTPQRTGRGTGRGTGLGTGMLLAFVAAGTTWIATFCWRGFTMTSATYLVPLLLLGATVALTGALARWWRVPAVLVIALQVLVSGMFACLMLTGSPLPLGTAWVELESAFRNAVDSANQYAAPVPDAAPGVHPLLVGGGLLCLLLVDALACTLRRVPLAGLPLLTVYSVPVSLLDSSVSWWVFALTAAGFMTMLFLHESDLVARWGRPLGQPQAEGADTFGVRTGAIRASAGTIGTVATALAIVVPLLIPTMSLSLLDFGTGPGGDDEISIENPMVDLRRDLKRGSDRPLIQVETDDPDPSYLRISVLTRFSGNEWSSGDREVPTENVPDGQMPPLEGVWPEMPRRYFEYDVSINDDFESTWLPTQAPIADIRAEGDWRYDPRTMDFLAGNAGNDDLTTAGMDYSMTGVQLDVEATELAQAPSGVTNDTLDFLELPEDLPPLVRELAVDVTENADSTFEKAQALQQWFRVTGGFEYDLEEADEGSSGDELAAFLDPDEGRVGYCEQFAAAMATMARVLDIPARVALGFLSPDRIGDGVYQYSSHDLHAWPELYFPGAGWVRFEPTPADRAGSAPDYTTENVPDVPDPSVAPSATAGDDLPDRTTDRPSAETPVEEDADANGDDEAAAFPWLRLGGGLVALLVLAAAALSPRVLRRRARERRLAGGPEEAWAELRATAIDLGLAWPRSRSPRETRDWLVARMGGAQDGRAGVERPARGADQAPEAVAALDRIVLRLERLRYARDHGAADPALAEDAALCLAALEQGAAPRVRRTAHWWPRSLLRRSRRLRRSGSSRAEALGGGGVVEHVG; encoded by the coding sequence ATGACGCGCACCCCCCAGCGGACCGGACGGGGCACGGGACGGGGCACCGGGCTGGGCACCGGCATGCTGCTCGCCTTCGTCGCCGCCGGCACGACCTGGATCGCGACGTTCTGCTGGCGCGGCTTCACGATGACCTCGGCGACCTACCTGGTCCCCCTGCTGCTGCTCGGCGCCACGGTGGCGCTCACCGGCGCCCTCGCCCGCTGGTGGCGGGTGCCGGCGGTGCTCGTCATCGCCCTGCAGGTGCTGGTCTCGGGGATGTTCGCGTGCCTGATGCTCACCGGGTCCCCACTCCCCCTGGGCACGGCGTGGGTCGAGCTCGAGAGCGCCTTCCGCAACGCCGTCGACAGCGCCAACCAGTACGCCGCACCGGTCCCCGACGCCGCTCCCGGCGTGCATCCGCTGCTCGTGGGCGGCGGGCTGCTGTGCCTGCTGCTCGTCGACGCGCTGGCGTGCACGCTGCGCCGCGTGCCCCTGGCCGGACTGCCGCTGCTCACCGTCTACAGCGTCCCGGTCAGCCTCCTGGACTCCAGCGTCTCCTGGTGGGTCTTCGCCCTCACCGCGGCCGGCTTCATGACGATGCTCTTCCTCCACGAGAGCGACCTCGTCGCTCGCTGGGGGCGCCCGTTGGGCCAGCCGCAGGCCGAGGGGGCGGACACGTTCGGGGTCCGCACCGGCGCGATCCGGGCGAGTGCCGGCACCATCGGCACGGTCGCGACGGCGCTCGCGATCGTCGTACCGCTGCTGATCCCCACGATGAGCCTGAGCCTGCTCGACTTCGGCACCGGCCCCGGCGGCGACGACGAGATCTCGATCGAGAACCCGATGGTCGACCTGCGCCGCGACCTCAAGCGCGGCAGCGACCGGCCGCTGATCCAGGTGGAGACCGACGACCCCGACCCGTCGTACCTGCGGATCTCCGTCCTCACCCGCTTCAGCGGCAACGAGTGGAGCTCCGGTGACCGCGAGGTGCCGACCGAGAACGTCCCCGACGGGCAGATGCCGCCGCTGGAGGGGGTGTGGCCGGAGATGCCGCGCCGCTACTTCGAGTACGACGTCAGCATCAACGACGACTTCGAGTCGACCTGGTTGCCGACCCAGGCGCCGATCGCGGACATCCGCGCCGAGGGCGACTGGCGCTACGACCCCCGGACGATGGACTTCCTGGCCGGGAACGCCGGCAACGACGACCTGACCACCGCGGGGATGGACTACTCGATGACGGGGGTCCAGCTGGACGTCGAGGCCACGGAGCTGGCTCAGGCGCCCTCCGGCGTCACCAACGACACCCTCGACTTCCTCGAGCTGCCCGAGGACCTCCCGCCGCTCGTGCGCGAGCTGGCGGTGGACGTGACCGAGAACGCCGACTCCACCTTCGAGAAGGCGCAGGCGCTGCAGCAGTGGTTCCGCGTAACCGGCGGCTTCGAGTACGACCTGGAGGAGGCCGACGAGGGCAGCAGCGGCGACGAGCTCGCCGCCTTCCTCGACCCCGACGAGGGGCGCGTGGGCTACTGCGAGCAGTTCGCGGCGGCGATGGCGACGATGGCCCGCGTGCTCGACATCCCGGCCCGCGTCGCGCTGGGCTTCCTCTCGCCGGACCGCATCGGCGACGGGGTCTACCAGTACAGCTCGCACGACCTGCACGCCTGGCCGGAGCTGTACTTCCCGGGCGCCGGCTGGGTGCGCTTCGAGCCCACCCCCGCCGACCGAGCCGGCTCGGCGCCCGACTACACCACCGAGAACGTCCCCGACGTGCCGGACCCGAGCGTGGCGCCGTCGGCCACCGCCGGCGACGACCTGCCCGACCGCACCACGGACCGGCCGAGCGCCGAGACGCCGGTCGAGGAGGACGCCGACGCCAACGGCGACGACGAGGCTGCCGCGTTCCCGTGGCTGCGCCTCGGGGGCGGGCTCGTCGCCCTGCTGGTCCTGGCCGCGGCCGCCCTGAGCCCCCGGGTGCTGCGCCGCCGGGCGCGCGAGCGCCGCCTGGCTGGCGGGCCCGAGGAGGCATGGGCGGAGCTGCGCGCCACGGCGATCGACCTCGGCCTGGCCTGGCCACGGTCGCGCTCACCGCGCGAGACCCGCGACTGGCTGGTCGCCCGGATGGGTGGGGCCCAGGACGGCCGGGCCGGGGTGGAGCGTCCGGCCCGCGGCGCCGACCAGGCCCCCGAGGCCGTCGCGGCCCTGGACCGGATCGTGCTGCGGCTCGAGCGGCTGCGCTACGCCCGCGACCACGGCGCGGCCGACCCGGCCCTCGCCGAGGACGCCGCGCTCTGCCTGGCGGCGCTGGAGCAGGGCGCCGCGCCGCGCGTGCGGCGTACCGCGCACTGGTGGCCGCGCTCGCTGCTGCGCCGCTCGCGTCGGCTGCGGCGCTCCGGCTCCAGCCGCGCCGAGGCCCTCGGTGGCGGCGGGGTCGTCGAGCACGTGGGCTGA
- a CDS encoding DUF3040 domain-containing protein yields MPLSEEELRLLEQMERALVEEDPKFASTLRGTSLRRSARRRAILAGVVFVVGIVVLMTGVISQVIPLGIAGFVIMLVSATVSLTAIRGQAAVAAEPRATGHPSGFAVIDGGRGSRLRRPRRASAGRQSHGSFMERLEERWRRRREQNGGF; encoded by the coding sequence GTGCCACTCTCGGAAGAGGAGTTGCGACTGCTCGAGCAGATGGAACGCGCCCTGGTCGAAGAGGATCCGAAGTTCGCGTCGACTCTGCGCGGCACGTCGCTGCGCCGTAGCGCCCGACGTCGCGCGATCCTCGCCGGCGTCGTGTTCGTGGTCGGCATCGTCGTCCTCATGACCGGCGTCATCAGCCAGGTCATCCCGCTCGGCATCGCCGGGTTCGTGATCATGCTCGTCTCCGCCACCGTCTCGCTGACCGCGATCCGCGGCCAGGCAGCGGTCGCCGCGGAGCCCCGCGCCACCGGCCACCCCTCCGGCTTCGCCGTCATCGACGGTGGCCGCGGCAGCCGTCTTCGCCGCCCCCGCCGCGCGAGCGCCGGCCGGCAGAGCCACGGCTCCTTCATGGAGCGCCTCGAGGAGCGGTGGCGCCGCCGCCGCGAGCAGAACGGCGGCTTCTAG